From one Paenibacillus terrae HPL-003 genomic stretch:
- a CDS encoding exosporium glycoprotein BclB-related protein, whose translation MKHRKPFRFSGASKRDRDCKPPRVSRETEEFLKLINELIAIIPLVFANPSAANVSSLQQILRRLLALANSLKLRGPVKADLLAALELAIVASEATPFSPIGVGTTLQQLLDVLLSIILQESLDPALKDSVISAIRSAGAAISIALGDTYSSGTPGPQGPVGPAGPGGAPGPVGGPGPMGAPGPQGAMGPVGPVGAAGPIGAAGPIGAAGPVGAAGATGATGTAGAAGATGATGSGAIIPFASGGPAILTTIAGGLVGTTSLIGFGSSATGISLVGEAIDLTGTLVGPLINFAFSVPRDGVITSIAGYFSTTAALTLVESTATITAQLFSSTTPDNTFTAVPGAVVTLAPPLTGIIALGTISSGITTGLSIPVTAQNRLLLVFSATATGASLINTVVGYASAGITIT comes from the coding sequence ATGAAACATAGAAAACCGTTCAGGTTTAGTGGTGCTTCCAAAAGAGACAGGGACTGCAAGCCACCTAGAGTTAGCAGAGAAACGGAAGAATTTCTCAAACTGATTAATGAATTAATAGCAATCATCCCGCTCGTTTTTGCAAACCCCTCTGCGGCTAATGTATCTTCATTACAACAGATTTTACGTCGGTTATTAGCTCTGGCGAATAGCTTAAAACTTAGAGGCCCCGTTAAGGCAGATTTATTGGCGGCATTAGAGCTGGCTATCGTAGCGTCAGAAGCCACTCCTTTCTCTCCGATCGGCGTGGGAACCACACTGCAACAACTGCTGGATGTCTTATTGTCTATTATTTTGCAGGAATCTCTTGATCCTGCTCTTAAAGACAGCGTGATCAGTGCAATCAGAAGCGCCGGAGCGGCTATCAGTATTGCGTTGGGCGACACATATTCGTCAGGAACGCCCGGTCCACAAGGGCCAGTGGGTCCTGCTGGCCCGGGCGGTGCTCCAGGACCTGTCGGTGGACCAGGGCCGATGGGGGCTCCAGGGCCACAAGGGGCTATGGGTCCTGTTGGGCCTGTCGGGGCTGCCGGGCCTATCGGAGCCGCTGGACCTATCGGAGCCGCTGGGCCAGTAGGCGCTGCCGGGGCTACTGGGGCCACGGGCACAGCGGGCGCTGCCGGGGCTACCGGAGCCACCGGTTCGGGGGCAATCATTCCATTTGCCTCGGGTGGACCAGCAATTTTGACAACCATTGCCGGCGGGCTGGTAGGAACCACAAGTTTGATCGGCTTTGGAAGCTCAGCAACAGGGATTAGCCTTGTAGGCGAGGCGATTGACCTGACAGGCACACTTGTAGGGCCACTGATTAACTTTGCTTTTTCTGTCCCACGGGATGGTGTAATTACATCTATTGCTGGTTACTTCAGTACAACAGCTGCGTTAACTCTCGTTGAATCAACCGCGACGATTACTGCCCAGTTGTTTAGTTCGACTACACCTGATAACACCTTTACAGCGGTCCCTGGAGCTGTAGTGACCTTAGCACCACCACTCACAGGTATCATTGCCCTGGGTACAATCTCCAGTGGTATCACAACCGGATTGTCTATACCGGTAACCGCGCAGAATCGTCTGCTCTTGGTCTTCTCCGCGACAGCTACAGGAGCTTCACTCATAAACACCGTTGTCGGTTATGCGAGCGCAGGCATTACTATTACCTGA
- a CDS encoding phage tail protein, whose product MKKHFWKNAAVLSLLAVILVGGTAVSPKQAQAADMPYLGEITMYPYTFAPRGWLKCEGQLMSISQNPALFSLLGTNFGGDGRTTFALPDLRGASPIPNVDYYISTQGAFPPRE is encoded by the coding sequence ATGAAGAAGCACTTTTGGAAGAATGCCGCTGTATTGAGTTTGTTAGCGGTCATTTTAGTTGGAGGAACGGCAGTAAGTCCCAAGCAGGCACAAGCCGCAGATATGCCTTACCTCGGAGAAATTACGATGTATCCTTACACTTTCGCACCTAGGGGATGGTTAAAATGCGAGGGCCAGCTCATGAGTATTTCGCAGAATCCGGCATTGTTCTCTCTGCTGGGCACTAATTTTGGTGGTGATGGAAGAACAACCTTTGCTTTACCTGACCTGCGCGGTGCCTCCCCGATACCGAATGTGGACTACTACATTTCAACTCAAGGTGCGTTCCCACCTCGCGAATAA
- a CDS encoding immunoglobulin-like domain-containing protein has product MLEDNNFTRNKIKPYHLLIPLLPIIGGAVLLIGTNKAHAAGSENVVLNKPVTSSGYSQPYEPAKAVDGSYEPTSRWYQASNGEKWIQVNLRDWYIVDRYGVAGMGIFTGWQGQRDPYSFRLQTSSDGTNWVTSDTVQNNADARFSRRISPVTTRYLRLYIDQGNARNNQWASVMEFEAYGERLPVPQPPDHFTGTQKGNTVELSWDAVPYATSYKVIRNGVTLYTGPLTQFTDSSSLPPGTALYSLQAVNVQGDSAPVEVTVNILTDAEYVAQAKAALAPGFASGDSAAAVSQRLTLPLTGLNDTTVSWSSDTPDIITNDGTVTRPRYDSGDRKVKLTATITKGTASDTQTFEVTVLKGAAQDTLDQAADSLSLGDLSAVKENLSLPLSGYGGVQIEWSSANPLVIAPDGTLSRPSYIDGNTDVTLTAVLYLEGLTKTKNFTAHVLSLPMNDIEAVNAAYAALDVPVTTVTGDVYLPKEGLNGVQVSWTSNHPEFLDHNGHVTFPSYVQGDQTITLEAVLVRGGAELRKTFSLLVLALPISADEAVNLAADTLKLDYPQGIKDSITLPNAGAFDTRIDWSSDQPDVLSSTGQVNRPKFIDGDVNVQLKATISKGSASVQRAFMITVLKALPNTPYVRLNGNNPIILEAGNTFTDPGASVLDSVYGNILVPDLSGVGNVDTNAPGVYVLNYAYSDNGGWTAEPAERRVNALPRAIEAAAGNDAAASLIVTGAWPGARLELYNAQQELVAEGVASGEGKYVFTPVPEGISYYVLQIVNGMESAPSRLVYAQGLTAQRVADSITSLTAPAASDTLLKLPAVPEGFRLVISSSSQPDIIHTDGAIYPAATKTAVTVILEVIKVSDGSQALTQQIEVTVPAKVIVDTDNSNKKDKDEDNNTSVIQQQAGFPEQGKAITIYTPSAAFLDGQINQARLEGKAYADIQLEQEKNISRVILPHSSLNKWDTIGASVISQYGTLMLSSDTLTRMASGQQDVTLSFQQADAQRTQQIQDWAGQQSNLKLIGESAEIKANVTGTSHIVLPLDAESIRKLQSEEPQFSILVMHDNGEHEILKGTAVRDSKGNLSAVGFDTARFSTFAIAVSTNTKSQSDNSNAQDGKTNSSDSQGAATIWPDVQGHWAAKSLQSLAAKGWIQGYQDGNMRPERAVSRAEFVAILTRALGTTGDERVSTSFADMKGHWAASAVDAAHRQGWIEGLNAQTFGPDESLTREQAMVILSHAMADKASATSTVTLQSYKDEQQIASWASTAFKAAVSSEWISGYPDGTLQPQAAISRGEMAELLVRIFK; this is encoded by the coding sequence GTGCTTGAAGACAATAACTTCACACGCAACAAAATAAAACCCTATCATTTGTTGATTCCACTGCTGCCCATCATCGGTGGTGCGGTTCTGCTCATAGGGACGAATAAAGCCCATGCTGCTGGCTCGGAAAATGTAGTACTCAACAAACCGGTAACATCAAGCGGCTACAGCCAACCCTATGAACCCGCCAAAGCAGTGGACGGCTCTTATGAGCCAACAAGCCGCTGGTATCAAGCCAGCAACGGTGAAAAATGGATTCAGGTGAATCTGAGAGACTGGTATATCGTGGATCGTTATGGTGTAGCAGGTATGGGGATCTTTACTGGATGGCAGGGTCAACGCGACCCTTACAGTTTCCGATTGCAAACGAGCAGCGATGGAACGAATTGGGTTACTTCCGATACTGTCCAAAATAATGCTGACGCACGTTTTAGCCGAAGGATCTCCCCTGTGACTACACGATACCTGCGTCTGTATATTGATCAAGGAAATGCGAGAAACAATCAATGGGCTTCTGTCATGGAATTTGAAGCTTATGGGGAGCGCTTGCCCGTTCCACAGCCTCCAGATCATTTTACAGGAACCCAAAAAGGAAATACCGTGGAATTGAGCTGGGACGCCGTTCCTTACGCAACTTCATACAAGGTCATCAGAAATGGAGTTACCTTGTATACAGGCCCATTAACCCAATTCACAGATTCTTCGTCATTACCTCCCGGTACGGCTCTTTACAGCCTTCAGGCTGTGAACGTTCAGGGCGATAGTGCTCCCGTAGAGGTCACAGTGAATATTCTGACCGATGCCGAATATGTTGCACAGGCCAAAGCTGCACTGGCTCCAGGCTTTGCATCAGGAGATTCGGCTGCTGCGGTATCACAACGGCTGACACTTCCACTCACCGGGTTGAATGATACGACGGTGAGCTGGAGTTCGGATACCCCGGATATCATCACCAATGACGGGACTGTCACACGCCCGCGCTATGATTCGGGTGATCGGAAAGTAAAACTGACCGCGACGATTACAAAGGGAACCGCTTCGGATACCCAAACGTTTGAGGTTACCGTATTGAAGGGGGCTGCACAAGATACACTGGATCAGGCAGCAGATAGCCTGTCACTGGGCGATTTGTCTGCGGTGAAGGAAAATTTGTCTCTTCCTCTGTCCGGATATGGTGGTGTCCAGATCGAATGGTCCTCTGCCAATCCACTTGTTATTGCGCCAGATGGAACACTCAGCAGACCCTCCTATATTGATGGGAATACAGATGTTACCCTGACGGCTGTCCTGTATCTCGAAGGCTTAACGAAAACAAAGAATTTCACTGCCCATGTGCTCAGTCTGCCGATGAACGATATTGAAGCCGTAAACGCAGCTTACGCCGCACTTGATGTGCCTGTAACCACCGTAACCGGAGACGTATATTTGCCAAAAGAAGGCTTGAACGGCGTTCAGGTATCGTGGACTTCGAATCACCCCGAGTTCCTGGATCACAACGGTCACGTCACGTTCCCGAGCTATGTACAGGGCGATCAGACCATTACGCTGGAAGCTGTTCTGGTAAGAGGCGGAGCTGAACTTCGCAAAACATTCAGCCTGCTCGTGCTCGCACTGCCCATAAGTGCTGATGAAGCAGTGAATTTGGCAGCAGATACCCTGAAACTGGATTATCCGCAGGGAATTAAAGATTCCATCACTCTGCCCAATGCAGGAGCATTCGACACACGTATTGATTGGTCTTCGGATCAACCGGATGTTCTCAGCAGTACGGGTCAAGTAAATCGACCGAAGTTTATAGACGGTGATGTGAATGTACAATTAAAAGCCACCATATCCAAAGGTTCAGCCTCCGTGCAACGAGCATTCATGATCACGGTATTGAAGGCGTTGCCGAATACACCCTATGTACGTTTGAACGGCAACAACCCGATCATTCTGGAAGCTGGCAACACCTTCACCGATCCGGGAGCCAGCGTGCTGGACAGCGTGTACGGTAATATTCTGGTACCTGATCTGTCAGGCGTCGGCAATGTGGATACGAACGCGCCCGGTGTATATGTATTGAACTATGCTTATAGCGACAATGGTGGCTGGACGGCTGAACCAGCCGAACGTCGTGTAAACGCACTGCCCCGTGCTATTGAAGCCGCAGCAGGCAATGATGCTGCTGCCTCGTTGATCGTTACAGGCGCTTGGCCGGGCGCACGACTTGAGCTGTACAATGCCCAGCAGGAACTTGTTGCGGAAGGGGTCGCTTCTGGAGAAGGGAAATATGTATTTACGCCCGTTCCTGAAGGAATCAGCTACTACGTGCTCCAGATCGTCAATGGCATGGAAAGCGCTCCCTCCAGATTAGTGTATGCACAGGGATTAACCGCCCAACGTGTAGCCGATTCCATAACAAGCCTAACAGCACCCGCTGCGAGTGATACCCTGCTCAAGCTGCCTGCTGTACCCGAAGGCTTCCGCCTGGTCATCAGCAGCAGTAGCCAGCCGGATATTATCCACACAGATGGAGCTATCTACCCGGCAGCAACCAAAACGGCGGTTACTGTAATACTAGAGGTCATCAAGGTAAGCGATGGTTCTCAAGCCTTGACACAGCAAATCGAAGTAACCGTTCCCGCAAAGGTTATTGTGGACACAGACAATTCTAATAAAAAAGACAAAGACGAGGACAATAACACTTCTGTTATACAGCAACAGGCCGGATTTCCTGAACAAGGAAAAGCGATCACCATCTATACTCCTTCTGCGGCATTTCTGGACGGACAAATCAATCAGGCCCGGTTGGAAGGCAAGGCTTACGCGGATATACAACTGGAGCAGGAAAAGAATATTAGCCGCGTTATTCTTCCCCATTCTTCGCTGAATAAATGGGATACAATCGGAGCCTCGGTCATATCCCAATATGGAACACTGATGCTATCCAGTGATACCTTAACCCGTATGGCCTCGGGTCAGCAGGACGTTACATTGTCATTCCAGCAGGCAGATGCACAGCGTACACAACAGATCCAGGATTGGGCCGGACAGCAGTCCAACCTGAAGCTGATCGGCGAGTCTGCGGAAATTAAGGCTAACGTTACAGGTACATCGCATATCGTTCTGCCACTGGATGCCGAGTCCATCCGTAAATTGCAAAGCGAGGAACCCCAGTTTTCTATTCTCGTTATGCATGACAATGGAGAGCATGAGATTCTGAAAGGTACGGCAGTGAGGGACTCAAAAGGAAACCTGTCGGCTGTGGGTTTCGATACGGCCCGGTTTAGTACCTTTGCGATTGCTGTTTCTACCAATACAAAGTCTCAATCTGATAATTCAAACGCGCAGGACGGCAAAACAAATTCATCGGATTCGCAAGGTGCAGCTACGATATGGCCGGATGTCCAAGGCCATTGGGCGGCAAAGTCCCTGCAATCGCTGGCAGCCAAAGGCTGGATACAAGGCTACCAAGATGGCAACATGCGTCCGGAGCGTGCAGTAAGCCGCGCAGAATTTGTAGCCATACTGACCCGAGCATTGGGAACCACTGGAGATGAGCGTGTGTCTACCTCATTTGCAGATATGAAAGGGCACTGGGCTGCATCAGCCGTAGATGCCGCTCATCGTCAGGGATGGATCGAAGGGTTAAATGCTCAGACATTCGGCCCCGATGAGAGTCTTACCCGTGAACAGGCGATGGTGATATTGTCACATGCGATGGCGGATAAGGCATCTGCCACAAGCACGGTCACATTACAATCCTATAAGGATGAGCAGCAGATCGCTTCCTGGGCTTCCACAGCATTCAAAGCGGCTGTATCCTCCGAATGGATCAGCGGATATCCGGATGGAACGCTCCAACCCCAAGCAGCTATCAGCCGAGGCGAGATGGCTGAACTGCTGGTGCGTATTTTCAAATAA
- a CDS encoding spore germination protein, with amino-acid sequence MWQAIGTHVPRWTVWMEALFLFIVPLTIFLTVRQIKALDGRESRRMERLKLLEEQDRSEHADHNPSVSEEEKEWESFTEDYDVNLAKIRQAVADMADVNERSIFLENLNAVGTLFFVDGLTDKVGMDQNILKPLMDWGSSGQGGDDLPRGELLRDMIIRQVMLVSETVYTLDVQFSLQKVLFGSVILMIQGMPGAFVLGTPKGNTRGVEDPISESVLRGPRIGFTETLSDNTAMLRRHGESTELAMSSFKVGKRVEKQLMVVYFRDIADPELVDEVKRRVRTIDMDEVLESGYVEQLIEDNFLSPFLQIQNTERPDRVMAALLEGRVAILLDGTPFALLMPVTYGMMLQSPEDYYERWIPGSLIRFLRFMATSISLFAPALYISFISFHPGLIPTKLVISIISARQGVPFSTLIEALIMEISIEILREAGLRLPKPIGPAMGIVGGLIIGQAAVNAGIVSPVLVIVVAVTAISSFSTPVYSAGISMRVLRFAVMFTAATFGLYGVIMFFLLLSIHMAKLQSFGVPFLSLTAPRSLKDWKDYFIRAPFQFMKNRPKLLKHKDPKRKG; translated from the coding sequence GTGTGGCAGGCAATCGGAACTCATGTACCCAGGTGGACCGTGTGGATGGAAGCCCTATTTTTGTTCATTGTACCTTTGACTATTTTTCTGACAGTACGACAAATTAAAGCACTGGACGGACGAGAGAGCAGACGTATGGAGCGATTGAAGCTTCTGGAAGAACAAGACCGCTCTGAACATGCAGATCATAATCCATCTGTAAGTGAGGAAGAGAAGGAATGGGAGAGCTTTACCGAAGACTATGACGTCAATTTAGCAAAAATCAGACAAGCAGTCGCGGATATGGCGGACGTGAACGAACGATCGATTTTTCTGGAAAATCTGAACGCAGTAGGCACACTTTTTTTTGTGGATGGATTAACGGACAAGGTTGGCATGGACCAGAACATTTTAAAGCCGCTGATGGATTGGGGCAGCTCCGGGCAAGGGGGCGACGATCTTCCGAGAGGAGAATTGCTTCGGGATATGATTATTCGTCAGGTCATGCTGGTATCAGAGACAGTGTATACATTGGATGTTCAATTTTCTTTGCAAAAGGTGCTATTCGGTTCAGTGATACTCATGATTCAGGGCATGCCGGGCGCTTTTGTTCTCGGTACACCCAAGGGAAATACACGAGGGGTGGAAGATCCAATATCGGAGTCGGTGCTCCGGGGACCGCGAATCGGTTTTACGGAGACACTCAGCGACAATACAGCGATGCTGCGCAGACATGGAGAAAGTACGGAGCTGGCTATGTCGTCCTTCAAAGTCGGCAAAAGAGTGGAGAAGCAGCTGATGGTGGTATATTTCAGAGACATTGCCGATCCTGAGCTTGTAGATGAGGTGAAGCGGCGGGTCAGAACGATTGATATGGATGAGGTGCTGGAGTCTGGTTATGTGGAGCAGCTTATAGAGGATAACTTTCTGAGCCCGTTTCTACAGATTCAGAATACGGAGAGACCGGATCGGGTCATGGCCGCTTTGCTGGAGGGACGTGTAGCGATTCTGCTGGACGGTACGCCTTTTGCGCTCCTTATGCCTGTAACGTACGGGATGATGCTCCAGTCTCCTGAAGATTACTATGAACGATGGATACCAGGGTCGCTTATTCGATTTCTCCGCTTCATGGCAACCTCAATATCTTTGTTCGCACCGGCTCTCTATATTTCCTTTATCTCATTTCATCCCGGTCTGATTCCAACCAAGCTGGTCATTTCCATTATTAGTGCGAGACAGGGGGTCCCTTTTTCTACGCTGATTGAAGCCCTGATTATGGAGATTTCCATCGAAATTTTGCGTGAAGCAGGATTACGGCTGCCTAAACCGATTGGTCCGGCCATGGGCATTGTCGGCGGTCTTATTATTGGACAGGCGGCTGTCAATGCCGGAATCGTGAGCCCGGTTCTCGTCATTGTAGTGGCAGTCACAGCCATTTCCTCTTTTTCCACACCTGTATACAGCGCCGGAATTTCCATGCGTGTTCTCCGTTTTGCGGTCATGTTCACGGCGGCCACCTTTGGTTTGTATGGGGTGATCATGTTCTTTCTGCTGTTGAGTATTCATATGGCCAAATTACAAAGCTTCGGCGTACCGTTTCTTAGTCTAACGGCTCCCCGTTCATTAAAGGACTGGAAAGATTACTTCATACGGGCACCGTTTCAGTTTATGAAAAACAGACCCAAGCTATTGAAGCATAAAGACCCTAAGCGAAAAGGATGA
- the nirD gene encoding nitrite reductase small subunit NirD → MIKHAEWLVVGNSKDFPFRIGRTIRLNDNEIAVFRTSENKLYAVENSSPHPKGGPLTEAMVSGHHIYDPLCDWKIDLETGIVQEPDHGQIKTYTVREDGEKVKISL, encoded by the coding sequence ATGATCAAACATGCTGAATGGCTTGTCGTCGGCAACAGTAAGGATTTTCCGTTCAGAATTGGGCGGACGATCCGGTTGAATGATAACGAAATCGCTGTTTTCCGCACTTCGGAGAACAAGCTTTATGCCGTTGAAAATTCCAGCCCTCATCCCAAGGGAGGGCCGCTTACCGAAGCGATGGTATCTGGTCATCACATTTATGACCCGCTATGTGATTGGAAGATTGATTTGGAGACGGGCATCGTTCAAGAGCCTGATCATGGACAAATTAAAACGTACACCGTTCGGGAAGATGGAGAAAAAGTGAAAATATCACTTTAA
- a CDS encoding TetR/AcrR family transcriptional regulator, translating into MKKDMTTIKQVRLNRLLDVATMLLIEKPNASMNEIADYAGIGIATLHRYVESREQLMVHLGFRAIEVVSETMKGISLDEENYENYIPELIEALIPLGDKIYFLAHDASVNYNKEIEGANQKLREPILHVIEILQQKGYFQPHINKEWIMDVLYSLLFLTWQQVKNGNIAKNSAAALVVNTFYHGFKATE; encoded by the coding sequence ATGAAGAAAGACATGACAACGATCAAGCAAGTGAGGCTTAACAGGCTTTTAGATGTAGCTACCATGCTACTTATTGAAAAGCCAAACGCCTCCATGAATGAAATTGCAGATTATGCAGGAATTGGTATTGCCACATTGCATCGATATGTTGAAAGCAGAGAGCAATTGATGGTTCACCTGGGATTTCGGGCCATCGAAGTCGTAAGTGAAACCATGAAAGGAATTTCCTTGGACGAGGAGAACTATGAAAATTACATTCCAGAGTTGATTGAGGCACTTATTCCGTTAGGAGACAAAATTTATTTTCTTGCTCATGATGCATCCGTCAACTATAACAAGGAAATTGAAGGAGCGAATCAGAAGCTAAGAGAACCCATACTGCATGTGATAGAAATATTGCAACAGAAAGGTTATTTTCAGCCACATATCAATAAAGAATGGATCATGGATGTCCTCTACTCGCTGCTATTTCTAACATGGCAGCAAGTAAAGAACGGTAATATCGCAAAAAACTCTGCCGCAGCACTGGTTGTAAATACCTTTTACCATGGATTCAAAGCAACTGAGTAA
- the nirB gene encoding nitrite reductase large subunit NirB has translation MINSKKKLVVIGNGMAGINTVEQILKLTDKYEITVLGSEPHPNYNRIMLSYVLEGSKTIEDIILNDLQWYKDQGITLYTGKMVQSIDGERKRIHTEDGLEIDYDLALIATGSQSFILPIPGKELPGVIGFRDIADCTAMLEAAKTYKKAAVIGGGLLGLEAAKGLVNLGMDVTVVHLMEDLMERQLDREASAMLKAELERQGIKFAMQMQTAEVYGQDRVQGLRFSDGSELEADLLVMAVGIKPNIQVAVQSGIETKRGIVVDDLMKTSMPDVYAVGECAEHRGICYGLVAPLFEQGSVIAKHLAGADTEGYAGSVVSTKLKISGVDVFSAGEFITAPEHTVIVAKDEWKRTYKKVLLRENRIVGTVLFGDVSESASLQKYVRQQTLMTDEIYGQLMGTGCSKDGAKTLSAETMADDEIVCGCNGVTKKAIVDAIHENGLTTVDEIKACTGATRSCGGCKPVVEQILQYVLGDSFKTAAKQGICGCTTLSRDEIVAAIKTKGLTTTREVMNVLGWQNDEGCSKCRPALNYYLGMINPDTHENEEDSRFVNERLHANIQKDGTFTVVPRMYGGVTTPEDLKKIADVSLKYNVKVVKVTGGQRLDLIGVRKEDLPKVWEELDMPSGYAYAKSLRTVKTCVGSQFCRFGTQDSMGMGEVLERKFERLDFPAKFKLAVNGCPRNCAESCTKDIGIVGNDGGWEIFIGGNGGIKARLADSLCKVKTDDELIEIVGSVMQLYRETGQYLERTSEWVERTGLEEIRKAVVHDVDQRKALIERIEFALQQVEDPWKKIINDADSRKNLFEVVTPSLV, from the coding sequence ATGATAAACAGTAAAAAGAAGCTTGTTGTGATAGGGAACGGGATGGCTGGTATCAATACGGTCGAACAAATTTTAAAATTAACGGATAAATATGAAATTACGGTCCTTGGAAGTGAGCCACATCCGAACTATAACAGGATTATGCTCTCTTATGTTTTGGAGGGTAGTAAGACCATTGAGGATATCATACTGAACGATTTGCAATGGTATAAGGATCAAGGGATTACTTTATATACTGGGAAAATGGTACAGAGCATCGACGGAGAAAGAAAGAGGATTCATACTGAGGACGGACTGGAAATTGATTACGATCTAGCTTTGATAGCTACGGGCTCCCAATCGTTTATTTTGCCTATTCCGGGAAAAGAATTACCGGGCGTCATCGGTTTTCGAGATATCGCTGATTGCACGGCAATGCTTGAGGCGGCGAAAACCTATAAAAAGGCAGCGGTCATTGGTGGAGGGCTGTTGGGACTGGAAGCAGCCAAAGGCTTGGTCAATCTCGGTATGGACGTAACGGTCGTTCATTTGATGGAGGATTTGATGGAGCGTCAGTTGGACCGGGAAGCCTCTGCGATGTTGAAAGCAGAATTAGAACGTCAGGGAATCAAATTTGCTATGCAAATGCAAACTGCAGAGGTGTACGGTCAAGATCGGGTACAGGGACTGCGCTTCTCGGATGGAAGCGAGTTGGAAGCAGATTTGCTAGTTATGGCCGTCGGGATCAAGCCTAACATTCAGGTGGCTGTGCAAAGTGGTATAGAAACGAAGCGTGGAATTGTAGTCGATGATTTGATGAAGACTTCCATGCCAGATGTATATGCTGTAGGGGAGTGTGCTGAGCACCGCGGGATCTGTTACGGCCTGGTTGCCCCGCTGTTTGAACAGGGAAGTGTAATTGCCAAACATTTGGCAGGTGCGGATACCGAAGGCTATGCGGGATCAGTGGTTTCCACCAAGCTCAAAATTTCAGGGGTGGATGTTTTCTCGGCTGGCGAATTCATAACTGCTCCTGAGCATACGGTGATTGTAGCAAAGGATGAGTGGAAGCGCACTTACAAAAAAGTACTGCTTCGTGAAAACAGGATTGTTGGAACTGTTCTGTTCGGAGATGTGAGCGAATCTGCCAGTCTTCAGAAATATGTACGGCAGCAAACGTTGATGACGGATGAGATATATGGACAGCTCATGGGTACCGGATGCAGTAAAGACGGGGCTAAAACCTTGTCCGCTGAAACGATGGCTGATGATGAAATTGTCTGCGGCTGCAACGGTGTGACTAAAAAGGCGATTGTTGATGCGATCCATGAAAATGGACTGACCACGGTCGACGAAATTAAGGCATGTACCGGGGCCACACGGTCCTGTGGAGGATGCAAGCCGGTGGTTGAACAAATTCTCCAGTATGTTCTTGGAGACAGCTTCAAGACGGCTGCCAAGCAAGGAATATGTGGCTGCACAACCTTGAGCCGGGATGAAATTGTTGCAGCTATCAAAACCAAGGGTCTTACAACGACACGTGAAGTTATGAATGTACTAGGTTGGCAGAATGATGAAGGATGCTCCAAATGCCGCCCGGCACTGAATTATTATTTGGGAATGATTAACCCGGATACGCATGAAAATGAGGAAGATTCCCGGTTTGTGAATGAGCGGCTGCACGCGAACATTCAAAAGGATGGAACGTTTACAGTTGTGCCAAGAATGTACGGCGGTGTTACGACTCCAGAGGATCTGAAAAAAATAGCTGATGTTTCCCTTAAATACAACGTTAAGGTTGTTAAAGTAACAGGAGGACAGCGGCTGGATTTGATTGGTGTCCGTAAAGAGGATTTGCCAAAGGTATGGGAAGAGCTCGACATGCCGTCAGGATATGCCTACGCGAAATCCCTTCGTACAGTTAAAACCTGTGTTGGATCACAATTTTGCCGTTTTGGCACACAGGACTCGATGGGAATGGGAGAGGTGCTGGAGCGGAAATTTGAAAGATTGGATTTCCCAGCAAAATTTAAATTAGCGGTCAATGGATGCCCACGTAATTGTGCGGAATCATGTACGAAGGATATCGGGATTGTAGGCAATGATGGAGGCTGGGAGATTTTTATCGGTGGAAACGGTGGTATAAAAGCGCGGCTGGCTGATTCGCTCTGCAAAGTGAAAACGGACGATGAACTGATTGAGATTGTGGGAAGCGTGATGCAACTGTACCGGGAAACAGGCCAATATCTGGAGCGTACTTCGGAATGGGTGGAACGGACTGGCCTTGAAGAGATTCGGAAGGCTGTCGTTCACGATGTAGATCAGCGCAAAGCTTTAATAGAACGGATCGAATTTGCACTACAACAGGTGGAAGACCCATGGAAAAAGATCATCAACGATGCGGATTCCCGCAAAAATTTATTTGAAGTAGTTACACCGTCTCTTGTGTGA